In the genome of Chlamydia trachomatis A/HAR-13, one region contains:
- a CDS encoding HAD family hydrolase, protein MRLDSYEVYFFDLDGLLIDTEPLFYQACLETWRKYKVSVELSFSQYYSLAMQGRERFQEALIQLFPETRAFFPSYFLDRDRCYHDLLSCEQIQLMPGVETFLSLLEGKCLGVVTNSSKESTLRIRKEYPVLECMQFWITREEYARPKPAPDSYRLAWNRFVREGDHVIGFEDSVKGLQALAGIPATMVAINAERSLEQTQSLFPGKEYYYFPSLELLCSCLQNH, encoded by the coding sequence ATGCGTCTAGATTCTTATGAGGTATATTTTTTCGATTTAGATGGATTATTAATTGATACCGAGCCTTTATTTTATCAAGCCTGTTTAGAGACATGGCGGAAGTATAAGGTCTCTGTCGAACTCTCTTTTAGCCAATATTATTCTTTAGCGATGCAAGGGAGGGAACGATTTCAAGAGGCTTTGATACAGCTGTTCCCTGAAACACGAGCTTTTTTCCCAAGTTATTTTTTAGATAGAGATCGGTGTTACCATGATCTCCTATCTTGTGAGCAGATACAGCTGATGCCTGGTGTGGAAACGTTTCTCTCCTTATTGGAAGGAAAATGTTTGGGTGTTGTAACCAACTCTTCTAAAGAGTCTACGCTACGCATCCGTAAGGAATATCCGGTTTTAGAGTGTATGCAATTTTGGATAACTAGAGAAGAATATGCACGTCCTAAACCTGCCCCGGATAGCTATCGATTAGCATGGAATCGTTTTGTAAGAGAAGGAGATCACGTAATCGGATTTGAGGATAGTGTAAAAGGATTGCAGGCATTAGCCGGAATCCCAGCCACTATGGTAGCTATCAATGCAGAACGATCTCTAGAGCAAACACAGTCCTTATTCCCTGGAAAGGAGTATTATTACTTCCCTTCGCTAGAGTTATTGTGTTCATGCTTGCAGAACCACTGA
- a CDS encoding two-component system sensor histidine kinase NtrB — MPKIDTCDSCVSNTELLAIRTRVTQSYNEAQTILSSIPDGIFLLSESGEILICNPQARAILGIPEDIQLVTRMFHDFFPDTFFGFSVQEALEKEVPPKTIRLTLSQELSQKEVEVFVRKNISHDFLFLLIRDRSDYRQLEQAIEKYRSISELGKIAATLAHEIRNPLTSISGFATLLKEELSSERHQRMLNVIIEGTRSLNSLVSSMLEYTKIQPLNLRSIDLQDFFSSLIPELSLTFPSCTFRRTILSPIQRSIDPDRLRCVIWNLVKNAVEASDEEIFLELHEKGFSVINTGTLPPNIQEKLFIPFFTTKPQGNGLGLAEAHKIMRLHGGDLVVSTRDNRTTFTILWTPA; from the coding sequence ATGCCAAAAATCGACACTTGTGATTCTTGCGTTTCCAATACCGAACTTTTGGCCATTCGTACGCGAGTAACACAATCGTATAACGAAGCTCAAACCATCCTATCTTCGATTCCCGATGGCATTTTTCTACTTTCTGAATCTGGAGAGATTCTGATTTGCAATCCCCAAGCCCGCGCTATTTTAGGCATCCCTGAGGACATCCAGCTGGTCACACGGATGTTCCATGATTTTTTCCCCGATACTTTTTTTGGATTCTCAGTACAAGAAGCTTTAGAAAAAGAAGTCCCTCCTAAAACGATTCGACTAACCCTATCTCAAGAACTCTCCCAAAAAGAGGTAGAAGTTTTTGTTAGGAAAAATATCTCTCACGACTTCCTCTTCCTTCTCATCCGCGACCGGTCGGACTATAGGCAATTAGAACAAGCGATTGAAAAATACCGCAGCATTTCCGAGTTAGGGAAAATAGCTGCAACTCTAGCACATGAAATCCGTAATCCTCTAACTAGTATTTCAGGATTCGCAACCTTACTGAAAGAAGAGCTCTCTTCAGAACGCCACCAACGCATGCTCAATGTCATCATAGAAGGTACTCGCTCATTAAATTCTCTTGTTTCTTCTATGCTTGAATATACAAAAATTCAACCTCTGAACCTTCGTTCTATAGACCTACAGGATTTCTTTTCTTCTCTCATTCCAGAACTCTCTTTAACCTTTCCTTCTTGTACATTTAGAAGAACCATCTTATCTCCTATACAGCGCTCTATAGATCCTGATCGCTTGCGATGTGTGATATGGAACCTTGTAAAAAATGCCGTCGAAGCATCGGATGAAGAAATCTTTCTAGAACTACATGAAAAAGGGTTTTCCGTTATCAATACCGGCACTCTTCCTCCTAATATCCAAGAAAAGCTTTTTATTCCTTTCTTCACTACGAAACCTCAAGGGAACGGTCTAGGCCTAGCAGAGGCTCATAAAATCATGCGCCTGCATGGCGGAGATCTGGTTGTTTCAACCCGGGATAATCGTACTACCTTTACCATCCTATGGACTCCCGCTTAA
- the ispD gene encoding 2-C-methyl-D-erythritol 4-phosphate cytidylyltransferase → MNLSCSLVLLGGGKGERFNSLQPKQYTHLCGEPLILHALHAYQRLPFVQEVVVVCEEQYRELFLPYSVKFASPGTLRQDSVFSGLQQVSTPWVCIHDGVRPFVYADEVIEVCSAARKTGAAALASPATYTIKSCAPVRTLDRDALAVIHTPQCLDTEVLREGLLLARAMDFSLSDDTEAAELLGIEPTLVFSNRVQIKVTYPEDLLFAETLLSKSSTYK, encoded by the coding sequence ATGAACCTTAGTTGTTCCCTCGTATTGTTAGGAGGAGGGAAAGGCGAGCGTTTTAATTCCCTCCAACCAAAGCAATACACACATCTTTGTGGGGAGCCGCTAATTCTTCATGCCTTACATGCCTACCAACGCCTACCGTTTGTTCAAGAGGTGGTTGTTGTCTGCGAAGAGCAGTACCGGGAACTATTTCTCCCCTATTCTGTAAAATTTGCGTCTCCCGGGACTTTACGCCAAGATTCTGTTTTTTCTGGATTACAACAAGTTTCTACCCCTTGGGTATGTATACACGATGGGGTTCGTCCCTTTGTCTACGCGGACGAAGTCATTGAAGTTTGCTCCGCTGCACGCAAAACTGGAGCTGCAGCTTTAGCTTCCCCTGCAACGTATACTATTAAATCATGTGCACCCGTTCGCACCTTAGATAGAGATGCTTTAGCAGTTATCCATACTCCTCAATGCTTAGATACAGAAGTCCTGAGAGAAGGACTTCTCCTTGCCCGCGCTATGGATTTCTCTCTATCCGATGATACAGAAGCTGCTGAATTACTCGGCATAGAACCTACCTTAGTATTCAGCAACAGAGTACAAATCAAAGTCACTTATCCTGAGGACCTCTTATTCGCAGAAACTCTTCTCTCCAAGTCCTCTACCTATAAATAA
- the truA gene encoding tRNA pseudouridine(38-40) synthase TruA, producing the protein MTKKIVLQIAYQGTSYSGWQYQPNALSIQEVLETILKKIAGFRISVISSGRTDAGVHAQGQIAHFHCPDHPHFTDPRQIQKMLNALLPHDIVIHDAVMTDGDFHSRFSAIAKEYRYTLSLLPKPLPHHRLFCFSPRYKLNIARMQEAAQYLVGTHDFASFANLGREYSSTIRTLYTLDLSEQEHLVTVICRGNGFLYKMVRNIVGALLDIGKGKYPPEHLLDMLATKDRRKGPPSAPPYGLSLHHVCYPPPYQWFCKHEHNNSSEGK; encoded by the coding sequence ATGACAAAAAAAATTGTTTTACAAATCGCTTATCAAGGAACATCCTACTCTGGATGGCAATACCAACCTAATGCCCTTTCTATCCAAGAAGTCTTAGAAACAATCCTTAAAAAAATAGCAGGCTTTCGCATTTCTGTAATTTCTTCTGGACGTACAGATGCTGGCGTGCATGCTCAGGGCCAGATTGCTCATTTCCATTGCCCAGACCATCCACATTTCACGGATCCCAGACAAATCCAAAAGATGCTCAACGCCCTATTACCTCATGATATTGTCATTCACGATGCTGTCATGACCGACGGAGATTTCCATTCTAGATTTTCTGCCATAGCCAAAGAATATCGCTATACGCTATCTCTACTTCCTAAACCTCTCCCTCATCATCGCCTATTCTGTTTTAGTCCTCGTTATAAACTCAATATAGCGCGTATGCAAGAAGCAGCTCAATACCTTGTAGGCACACATGATTTTGCTTCTTTTGCGAATCTAGGAAGAGAGTACTCTTCTACGATACGCACTCTCTATACTCTAGATTTATCAGAACAAGAGCATCTCGTTACTGTCATATGCAGAGGAAATGGCTTTCTTTACAAAATGGTACGCAATATTGTGGGAGCTCTTCTCGATATAGGGAAAGGGAAATATCCTCCAGAACATCTTCTCGATATGCTAGCAACCAAAGATCGCCGCAAAGGGCCTCCTTCAGCACCTCCGTACGGACTATCTTTACACCACGTATGCTATCCTCCCCCCTATCAGTGGTTCTGCAAGCATGAACACAATAACTCTAGCGAAGGGAAGTAA